Proteins from a genomic interval of Halomonas alkaliantarctica:
- a CDS encoding sensor domain-containing diguanylate cyclase, translated as MYHPRLQSFGALLILDADCRRVQTSSTNLARLTGVERPENGQLTLACVLGKRLSQRMRHELQGQQRLPGPLVFNRSQHSNGRFQLHAYRAGEQVIVEIEPLNPQGRRRLLGTVNERLMHLAEATRQEELLEALVNAIQQLTGYDRVSVCHFDSDWHGLMVAEAQGKQLPSLLGQRFPASDFPVALRKSYQAYPVRLIEDVDASPETLEPAYSGASLSGSFLRAPAPERQRYLNRLGVRGSFSLAMQGDTGLWGLVFCHSSAPYSVEPPVRDAVRTLVQMATQRMLLLRARQEARYLQRVQDSLVLSVRVRSEPQGPQQMLHEQAAIWMKLFRAHGVVLWVNGGAYQAGMTPTPEAISQFVLRLERTHVHSGPWCTREIAKEPLTCSLDMPEQCGALAVPLPMNSTQRAWLMFFRPEQVETLYWAMQPTTNSHPASIAVPSTAWQEEVVGKSEAWQRVERLAAVDLGEDLTLAISAYEISSLNRHLEHERKALAEVNQRLEQLAHFDPLTKVWNRYRIEEAINAELVAAKRYAAAFALLLFDVDNFKQINDAHGHSVGDDVLVALARLVESSLRGCDHLGRWGGEEFIVLATHSDVDAALGLAERLRSLVAALRIEGLEQTITVSIGVAVWQPGDSCKTIISRADDAMYRAKHGGRNRVEIAPKPMVPISSFTP; from the coding sequence ATGTACCACCCGCGGTTGCAGTCATTTGGTGCCCTGCTGATTTTAGATGCCGATTGTCGACGCGTCCAAACCAGTAGCACTAACTTAGCTCGCTTGACCGGTGTTGAGCGCCCTGAAAATGGGCAGCTCACCCTTGCCTGCGTGTTGGGGAAACGACTAAGCCAGCGGATGCGTCATGAGCTGCAGGGGCAGCAGCGGCTCCCCGGCCCGCTAGTGTTTAATCGTTCCCAACACAGCAATGGGCGTTTTCAACTCCACGCTTACCGAGCGGGTGAGCAGGTTATCGTCGAGATTGAGCCACTTAATCCCCAGGGTAGGCGCCGCCTACTGGGTACTGTGAATGAGCGGCTGATGCACTTAGCAGAAGCGACGCGTCAGGAAGAGCTGCTTGAGGCTTTGGTTAACGCTATTCAACAGCTTACCGGCTATGATCGCGTCAGCGTGTGTCATTTTGATAGCGACTGGCATGGTTTGATGGTCGCCGAAGCACAGGGAAAGCAACTGCCCTCGCTGTTGGGGCAGCGCTTTCCTGCCAGCGACTTCCCTGTCGCCCTACGCAAAAGTTACCAAGCTTACCCCGTTCGGTTAATTGAAGACGTCGATGCGTCGCCTGAAACGCTGGAGCCCGCCTATTCGGGAGCAAGCCTTAGCGGCAGTTTTTTACGCGCGCCTGCCCCGGAGCGGCAGCGCTATTTAAACCGCCTGGGAGTGCGTGGGTCATTTAGTTTGGCTATGCAGGGGGATACCGGCTTATGGGGGCTCGTGTTTTGCCACTCGTCAGCACCGTACTCGGTTGAGCCTCCCGTGCGAGATGCCGTTCGCACTCTCGTGCAAATGGCCACCCAGCGCATGCTGCTGCTGCGGGCGCGTCAAGAAGCCCGTTACCTGCAGCGGGTTCAGGATAGCCTGGTACTCAGTGTACGAGTGCGCAGCGAGCCGCAAGGCCCCCAGCAAATGCTACATGAGCAGGCGGCTATCTGGATGAAGCTATTTCGTGCCCATGGCGTGGTGCTGTGGGTGAATGGTGGCGCTTATCAAGCGGGCATGACGCCGACCCCAGAAGCGATCAGCCAGTTTGTGCTGCGCCTGGAAAGGACCCATGTGCATAGCGGTCCTTGGTGCACGCGCGAAATCGCCAAAGAGCCGTTGACCTGTTCGCTAGACATGCCCGAACAGTGCGGAGCTTTAGCTGTGCCGCTGCCGATGAACTCAACCCAGCGCGCCTGGCTGATGTTTTTTCGCCCCGAGCAGGTGGAAACGCTATATTGGGCGATGCAACCCACGACCAACTCTCATCCGGCGTCGATAGCGGTTCCCTCGACCGCCTGGCAGGAAGAGGTGGTGGGTAAGAGCGAAGCGTGGCAACGGGTAGAGCGCTTAGCGGCGGTAGATTTGGGTGAAGATCTGACGCTGGCGATTTCCGCCTATGAAATTAGCTCACTTAATAGACATTTGGAGCACGAGCGCAAAGCCCTTGCAGAGGTTAATCAGCGACTTGAGCAACTGGCCCATTTTGATCCGCTAACCAAGGTGTGGAACCGCTACCGCATTGAGGAAGCGATCAATGCGGAGCTAGTGGCTGCCAAGCGCTACGCTGCTGCCTTTGCGTTATTACTCTTCGACGTGGATAACTTCAAACAGATCAACGATGCCCACGGCCATAGCGTGGGGGACGATGTGCTGGTGGCGCTGGCACGCTTAGTGGAAAGCTCGCTGCGCGGCTGCGACCACCTGGGGCGTTGGGGCGGCGAAGAGTTTATTGTACTGGCAACCCACTCTGACGTTGACGCTGCCCTTGGCTTGGCTGAGCGGCTGCGCTCGTTGGTAGCAGCGCTACGTATAGAAGGGCTTGAACAGACCATTACGGTGAGTATCGGTGTTGCTGTTTGGCAGCCGGGCGACAGCTGTAAAACCATTATCTCACGGGCCGATGACGCCATGTACCGTGCTAAGCATGGCGGACGCAATCGCGTTGAAATAGCGCCTAAGCCCATGGTGCCGATCTCATCATTCACGCCTTAA
- a CDS encoding adenosylcobalamin-dependent ribonucleoside-diphosphate reductase, producing MSTAAKAMKTSNDVPMQAPSREIWDAKYRLKDRHSQPVDQDVGATFERVARALAVVEGDKAEEWLPKFRWALENGAIPAGRILSNAGAEAYKPAVSLINCTVSRTIRDSMRDILDSVVDAGMTLKSGAGIGYDFSTLRHKGAFVFGAGAGTNGPLAFMDIYDKMCFTVASAGGRRGAQMGTFDVGHPDVREFIQAKREAGRLRQFNLSLLITDEFMEAVKNNTDWPLAFPLHPGEKEDVKAEDLLYRDWPVVEEGYTVDAEGRVACRIVEVIKARELWDTIMSSTYDYAEPGFILIDQVNRMNNNWFCEDIRATNPCGEQPLPPEGACLLGSVNLTKFVIDPFGAEPRFDWERYRKVVAIFTRMLDNVVEIAGLPLPQQQREIEAKRRHGMGFLGLGSTLTMLKIPYGSKQSLVFTDEVSRHLAIEGWKQALELSQEKGMAPVLEQEHTITPKMLRERPQLAKDGYEVGDQVPGRILHARYSQYMAQVAELEPELVAQLAEHGARFTHHSSIAPTGTISLSMGNNASNGIEPSFSHRYFRNIIQSGKKTKEQVEVVSFELAAYRHFIADDAVDSDLPDYFVTADAISPEQHVAVQAAAQHWIDSAISKTVNVPTEFPFEQFQDLYLQAYESRLKGCTTFRFNPEAFQGVLVREDDLKNTTYVFELENGETLELNGSETVIYDGEEHNAANLFDGLKEGTYGKW from the coding sequence ATGAGCACCGCTGCTAAGGCTATGAAGACCTCTAACGATGTCCCGATGCAGGCCCCTTCGCGGGAGATCTGGGATGCTAAATATCGTCTCAAGGACCGTCATAGCCAGCCCGTCGATCAGGACGTAGGTGCTACGTTTGAACGGGTTGCTCGCGCCCTCGCAGTGGTAGAAGGTGATAAAGCGGAAGAGTGGCTGCCGAAATTCCGTTGGGCGCTGGAAAATGGCGCTATTCCTGCCGGTCGTATTCTCTCCAACGCGGGCGCTGAAGCGTATAAGCCCGCGGTGAGCCTGATTAACTGCACCGTTTCGCGCACGATTCGCGACTCCATGCGCGATATTCTCGACTCGGTGGTCGATGCGGGCATGACGCTGAAATCCGGTGCAGGTATTGGCTACGACTTCTCGACGCTGCGCCACAAAGGCGCGTTCGTATTCGGCGCTGGCGCGGGCACTAACGGCCCGCTGGCGTTTATGGATATCTACGACAAGATGTGTTTCACCGTCGCCTCTGCCGGTGGCCGACGCGGCGCCCAAATGGGCACCTTCGATGTGGGCCACCCGGATGTGCGCGAGTTTATCCAGGCTAAGCGCGAAGCGGGTCGTCTTCGTCAGTTCAATCTGTCGTTATTGATCACCGATGAGTTTATGGAGGCGGTCAAGAACAATACCGACTGGCCGCTGGCTTTTCCGCTGCACCCCGGTGAGAAAGAGGACGTGAAAGCGGAAGACCTGCTCTATCGTGATTGGCCGGTGGTGGAAGAGGGCTACACGGTGGATGCCGAAGGCCGCGTTGCCTGCCGCATTGTTGAAGTGATTAAAGCGCGGGAGTTGTGGGACACCATTATGTCCTCCACCTACGACTACGCCGAGCCGGGCTTTATCCTGATAGACCAGGTTAATCGCATGAACAATAACTGGTTCTGCGAGGATATCCGCGCCACCAACCCCTGTGGCGAGCAGCCTCTGCCGCCGGAAGGCGCCTGCCTCCTGGGTTCGGTCAATCTGACCAAGTTTGTCATCGACCCCTTCGGTGCCGAGCCGCGCTTTGATTGGGAGCGCTACCGCAAAGTGGTCGCGATCTTTACGCGAATGCTCGACAATGTGGTCGAGATTGCCGGTTTGCCGCTGCCTCAGCAGCAGCGTGAAATTGAAGCCAAACGCCGCCACGGCATGGGCTTCTTGGGACTGGGCTCAACGCTCACTATGCTCAAAATCCCCTACGGTTCTAAGCAGTCGCTGGTGTTCACCGATGAGGTGAGCCGTCATTTGGCGATAGAGGGTTGGAAGCAGGCGTTGGAGCTTTCTCAAGAGAAGGGCATGGCCCCGGTGCTGGAGCAGGAGCATACCATTACCCCTAAAATGCTGCGCGAGCGGCCGCAGCTAGCCAAAGATGGTTACGAAGTGGGCGATCAAGTGCCGGGGCGTATCCTGCACGCTCGCTACAGTCAGTACATGGCCCAAGTGGCCGAGCTTGAGCCCGAGCTTGTGGCACAGTTGGCCGAGCACGGCGCGCGCTTTACCCATCACAGCTCGATTGCGCCGACCGGCACGATTTCGTTATCGATGGGTAACAACGCCTCCAACGGTATCGAGCCCTCCTTCTCGCATCGCTACTTTCGCAATATTATCCAGTCGGGTAAGAAGACCAAAGAGCAGGTAGAAGTGGTTTCTTTTGAGCTGGCCGCCTACCGTCACTTTATCGCTGACGACGCTGTGGATAGCGACCTGCCGGACTACTTTGTTACCGCCGATGCCATCTCGCCCGAACAGCATGTTGCGGTTCAGGCCGCCGCCCAGCACTGGATCGATTCGGCGATCTCAAAAACGGTCAACGTGCCTACCGAGTTTCCCTTTGAGCAGTTCCAGGATCTCTATTTGCAAGCTTACGAAAGCCGCTTAAAAGGCTGTACTACCTTCCGTTTTAACCCCGAGGCCTTTCAGGGCGTGCTGGTACGGGAAGATGATCTTAAAAACACCACCTACGTGTTTGAGCTGGAAAATGGTGAAACCCTTGAGCTCAATGGTAGCGAAACGGTAATTTACGACGGTGAAGAGCATAACGCTGCCAACCTCTTTGATGGCTTAAAAGAAGGCACCTACGGCAAATGGTGA
- a CDS encoding ribonucleoside-diphosphate reductase — protein MAVEITSKIVGYRIKQQEQAAPVPELQDENPLTVRIPSRPEGTLEAVSEKISYVGAEGRKKVYLLVSFMPVEGVIGGKRVVIERPVEFFFPSGQLSSEHQWITATMRSLSLAARGGYVTQAVADLRKVAWDKGLVRCGMNRWNKPMFHDSEVAAIAWSIQQILYRRGFLDRDGNQVPVEQLVERYAHRMTHGHAWQPSAEEEANDVPIETGAVEPIGGDKATPGKKPEGSGPATVGNCPECRGELIMMDGCPTCYAGCGWSKCG, from the coding sequence ATGGCTGTAGAAATTACCTCAAAAATCGTTGGTTACCGTATCAAGCAGCAGGAACAGGCCGCGCCCGTTCCCGAGCTTCAGGATGAAAACCCGCTGACGGTGCGTATTCCTTCACGTCCGGAAGGCACCCTGGAAGCGGTATCTGAAAAGATCTCTTACGTAGGCGCGGAAGGCCGCAAGAAAGTATACCTGCTGGTGTCGTTTATGCCGGTGGAGGGCGTGATTGGCGGTAAGCGGGTGGTGATTGAGCGCCCGGTGGAGTTCTTTTTTCCATCAGGGCAGCTCTCCAGCGAGCACCAGTGGATTACCGCCACCATGCGTAGTCTCTCGCTGGCGGCTCGGGGCGGTTACGTCACCCAGGCGGTGGCGGATCTACGCAAAGTAGCCTGGGATAAAGGGCTGGTTCGCTGTGGCATGAACCGCTGGAACAAGCCAATGTTCCACGATTCGGAAGTCGCGGCGATTGCCTGGTCTATTCAGCAAATTCTTTACCGCCGCGGCTTTTTGGATCGGGATGGTAACCAGGTGCCGGTTGAGCAGTTGGTCGAACGTTATGCCCACCGTATGACTCACGGCCATGCTTGGCAGCCCAGTGCTGAAGAAGAGGCGAATGATGTTCCCATTGAAACCGGCGCGGTAGAGCCTATTGGGGGTGATAAGGCAACGCCGGGAAAAAAGCCTGAGGGCAGTGGCCCAGCTACGGTGGGTAACTGCCCCGAGTGCCGCGGCGAACTGATCATGATGGATGGCTGCCCCACCTGCTATGCAGGCTGCGGCTGGTCAAAGTGCGGTTAG
- a CDS encoding Crp/Fnr family transcriptional regulator, translating to MGQEKSCIIKHFNHYCSLSDDEKRLLMTLEESPTDIKSGTLLWEMGDPANEFCTLKSGWAYSYRHLENGDRQILEVFLPGDIIGLREFAFSERLENVRMIDDGVICHFPHKRMLEIFRQSLSLTSVMFAIGSRQQALMTERLVTLARRSARQKMAHFLYEMYLRLRQTNPDISNQFRLPLSQEQLADVLGLSPVHVSRTFTALSEDGLVFRDRHRLTIPDLKALSNEGQFDDCYLTDNVRPLLCETA from the coding sequence GTGGGTCAAGAAAAAAGTTGTATTATTAAGCACTTCAATCACTACTGTTCATTAAGCGATGATGAGAAGAGATTGCTCATGACGCTGGAGGAGAGTCCGACCGATATTAAGTCGGGCACGCTACTCTGGGAGATGGGCGACCCGGCCAATGAGTTCTGCACCCTAAAAAGCGGCTGGGCCTACTCCTACCGCCATCTGGAAAACGGTGATCGCCAGATTCTGGAAGTGTTTTTACCCGGGGACATTATTGGACTGCGCGAGTTTGCATTCTCCGAGCGTCTTGAGAATGTGCGCATGATTGATGACGGAGTGATTTGCCATTTCCCGCACAAGCGTATGCTGGAAATATTCCGCCAATCGCTATCGCTGACATCGGTCATGTTTGCCATCGGTAGCCGCCAACAGGCGCTAATGACCGAGCGGCTGGTCACCTTGGCTAGACGCAGCGCCCGTCAAAAAATGGCGCATTTTCTTTATGAAATGTACCTAAGGCTGCGCCAAACCAACCCGGACATTAGCAACCAGTTCCGCCTGCCTCTCTCCCAGGAGCAGCTGGCCGATGTGTTAGGGCTAAGCCCGGTACATGTTAGCCGTACCTTTACCGCACTTAGCGAAGATGGTTTGGTGTTTCGTGATCGCCACCGCCTGACGATACCTGACTTAAAAGCCCTCAGTAACGAAGGACAGTTTGACGACTGCTACCTTACCGACAACGTCCGCCCCCTGTTATGCGAAACGGCATAA
- the uvrA gene encoding excinuclease ABC subunit UvrA, translating into MDSILVRGARTHNLKQIDVELPRNKLIVITGLSGSGKSSLAFDTLYAEGQRRYVESLSTYARQFLSMMEKPDVDHIEGLSPAISIEQKSTSHNPRSTVGTITEIYDYLRLLFARAGTPRCPEHGEDLEAQTISQMVDQVMNLAEGTKLMLLAPVVKGRKGEHLQLLAELRAQGFVRALVDGQVLELDDIAPLDKRKKHDISVVVDRFKVRDDLAQRLAESFETALNLADGTAMIHFMDGEREDIAFSSRFACPVCGYSLAELEPRMFSFNNPAGACPTCDGLGVQQYFDPDKLISHPELSLAEGVIKGWDRRNIYYFTQLQALAKHYGFELETPWQELAHRDQEVILNGSGDEQIPFAYVGDRGRKVTREHAFEGVLPNMQRRYRETESNMVRDDLVKYIAVQPCATCSGSRLRKESRHVYVDDHNIAEIVRFPIGEAWRYFADLSLPGRKGEIADKIVHEIHARLEFLVNVGLDYLNLERSADTLSGGEAQRIRLASQIGAGLVGVMYILDEPSIGLHQRDNDRLLKTLERLRDLGNTVIVVEHDEDAIRAADHVLDIGPGAGVHGGEIVAQGTPQDVMDNPNSLTGQYLSGTREIAVPPYRIPGNPEKQLIVRGATGNNLQNVTLSLPLGLFIAITGVSGSGKSTLINGTLMPIAARELNRATTLTAAPYEKIEGLDQLDKVIDIDQSPIGRTPRSNPATYTGIFTPIRELFAGTQEARSRGYKPGRFSFNVKGGRCEACQGEGMIKVEMHFLPDIYVPCDVCKGKRYNRETLDIHYKGKTIHEVLAMTVEDALEFFSPVPAIARRLQTLLDVGLSYIRLGQSATTLSGGEAQRVKLARELAKRDTGKTLYILDEPTTGLHFEDIRQLLTVLHRLRDHGNTIVVIEHNLDVIKTADWIVDLGPEGGSGGGQIIAEGTPEQIAKQEVSHTGRFLAPLLARGKRATKR; encoded by the coding sequence ATGGACAGCATTCTGGTCAGGGGTGCCCGCACCCACAACCTCAAGCAGATCGATGTGGAGCTGCCCCGTAACAAGCTGATTGTGATAACCGGCCTCTCCGGCTCGGGTAAATCATCGTTAGCGTTCGATACCCTTTACGCCGAGGGGCAGCGCCGCTACGTGGAATCGCTCTCCACCTATGCGCGCCAGTTCCTGTCGATGATGGAAAAGCCCGATGTGGATCACATCGAAGGGCTGTCACCTGCGATCTCCATTGAGCAGAAGTCCACCTCCCACAACCCGCGCTCGACCGTGGGCACCATCACCGAAATTTACGACTACCTGCGCCTGCTGTTTGCCCGTGCCGGGACGCCCCGCTGTCCCGAACATGGCGAGGACTTGGAAGCCCAGACCATTTCGCAGATGGTCGATCAGGTCATGAATCTCGCCGAAGGCACCAAGCTGATGCTGTTGGCGCCGGTGGTCAAAGGCCGCAAAGGCGAACATTTACAGCTATTAGCCGAGCTGCGCGCCCAGGGCTTTGTGCGCGCCCTGGTCGATGGTCAAGTGCTGGAACTGGACGACATCGCACCGCTGGATAAGCGCAAAAAACACGATATCAGCGTCGTCGTTGACCGCTTCAAAGTGCGCGACGACCTTGCCCAACGCTTGGCGGAGTCCTTTGAAACCGCGCTGAATCTCGCCGACGGCACCGCCATGATTCACTTTATGGACGGTGAGCGCGAAGACATTGCCTTTTCGTCGCGCTTTGCCTGCCCGGTGTGCGGCTACTCGCTGGCGGAACTTGAGCCGCGCATGTTTTCGTTCAACAACCCGGCGGGTGCCTGCCCCACCTGCGACGGGCTCGGTGTACAGCAGTACTTCGATCCGGACAAGCTGATCAGCCACCCGGAGCTGTCGCTTGCCGAAGGCGTCATAAAAGGCTGGGATCGGCGCAATATTTACTACTTTACCCAGCTCCAGGCGCTGGCCAAACACTATGGCTTTGAGCTGGAAACCCCCTGGCAAGAGCTCGCCCACCGCGATCAGGAGGTTATCCTCAACGGCAGCGGCGACGAGCAGATTCCGTTTGCCTATGTGGGCGATCGCGGTCGTAAAGTCACCCGCGAACATGCTTTCGAAGGCGTGTTGCCCAATATGCAGCGCCGCTATCGGGAAACCGAATCCAACATGGTGCGCGATGACCTGGTCAAATATATTGCCGTGCAGCCTTGTGCGACCTGTAGTGGCTCGCGACTGCGTAAAGAGTCACGCCATGTTTACGTGGATGATCACAACATCGCCGAGATTGTGCGCTTTCCGATTGGCGAAGCGTGGCGCTACTTTGCCGACCTAAGCCTGCCGGGACGCAAAGGTGAGATCGCCGATAAAATCGTCCATGAGATCCACGCTCGATTAGAGTTTTTGGTCAATGTGGGGCTGGACTATCTCAACCTGGAGCGCAGCGCCGATACCCTTTCCGGCGGTGAAGCCCAGCGTATCCGCTTAGCCAGCCAAATTGGCGCGGGCTTGGTCGGGGTGATGTATATTCTCGATGAGCCGTCGATTGGCTTGCACCAGCGCGACAACGACCGGTTGCTAAAAACCCTTGAGCGGCTGCGCGATTTGGGCAATACCGTGATTGTGGTCGAGCATGACGAAGACGCCATTCGCGCCGCTGATCACGTGCTGGATATCGGCCCGGGCGCTGGCGTCCACGGCGGTGAAATCGTTGCCCAGGGCACCCCACAAGACGTGATGGACAATCCCAACTCGCTGACAGGGCAATATTTATCCGGTACCCGGGAAATCGCCGTACCGCCCTACCGCATCCCCGGCAATCCGGAAAAGCAGTTGATCGTGCGCGGCGCCACCGGCAACAACCTTCAGAACGTCACGCTGAGCCTGCCGCTGGGGCTGTTTATCGCCATCACCGGCGTTTCCGGCTCGGGTAAATCGACACTGATCAACGGCACCTTGATGCCCATTGCCGCTCGCGAATTAAACCGCGCCACCACGCTGACCGCCGCGCCCTATGAGAAGATCGAAGGGCTCGACCAGCTCGATAAAGTTATCGATATCGATCAGAGCCCGATTGGCCGCACACCGCGCTCCAATCCGGCCACCTATACGGGTATTTTTACACCGATTCGCGAGCTGTTTGCGGGGACCCAAGAAGCGCGTTCCCGGGGCTATAAGCCCGGCAGATTCAGCTTTAACGTTAAAGGCGGGCGCTGCGAGGCGTGCCAGGGCGAAGGGATGATCAAGGTAGAGATGCACTTCCTACCGGATATCTACGTGCCCTGCGACGTGTGTAAGGGCAAGCGCTACAACCGCGAAACCCTGGATATCCACTACAAGGGTAAAACGATCCACGAAGTGCTGGCCATGACCGTGGAAGACGCGCTGGAATTCTTCAGCCCAGTCCCGGCGATTGCCCGTCGCCTGCAAACGTTGCTCGATGTAGGACTCTCCTATATCCGCTTGGGACAGAGCGCCACCACGCTTTCGGGCGGCGAAGCACAGCGGGTTAAACTCGCCCGCGAACTCGCCAAGCGCGATACCGGTAAAACGCTGTATATTTTGGATGAGCCGACCACCGGGCTGCACTTTGAGGATATTCGTCAGCTGCTGACAGTACTCCACCGTCTGCGCGATCACGGCAATACCATCGTGGTGATCGAGCACAACCTGGATGTGATCAAAACCGCCGACTGGATTGTTGATCTTGGCCCTGAAGGGGGCTCTGGTGGCGGTCAGATCATCGCCGAAGGCACGCCTGAACAGATCGCCAAGCAGGAAGTCTCGCATACCGGCCGGTTCTTAGCGCCACTGCTGGCACGGGGAAAACGCGCAACGAAGCGCTAG
- a CDS encoding MFS transporter, with protein MRKVSALLLASERRAISGLAGLYASRMLGLFMVLPVLALYADTLEGSTPLLVGVALGVYGLTQATLQIPFGLLSDRIGRKRVIAIGLVIFAFGSVIAALSDSIAGVIAGRALQGCGAVAAAIMALLADQTREEVRTAAMATIGLSIGVSFAIAMVLGPWLAAWAGLAGVFWFTALLTLVGLLVLWRWVPSAPRRRRHRDVGMDRQQFKSVITRPDLWRLDVSIFALHLVLMAIFVAVPFRLLNAGVAIEYHGLAYLGIMALSFVAMVPLIIVAEKQQRMRLMCLAAIGAIVLSLAGLGLPLLPSYWLFVWLFVFFTGFNLLEATLPSMLSKLAPAGAKGTAMGVYSTSQFLGAFLGGTLGGLLAHYGGLNAVFIGCAGLALCWWIAMWWMPAPPPLSSEVVALHETQADALDLLMEHLADVVGVEDVMVVPEERLVYLKVNRQQLDQAALNKLMAPPKS; from the coding sequence ATGCGCAAGGTTTCCGCACTATTGCTGGCCTCTGAACGACGTGCGATCAGTGGTTTGGCCGGGCTTTATGCATCGCGCATGCTGGGTCTGTTTATGGTGCTGCCGGTGTTGGCACTGTATGCCGACACTCTTGAGGGTTCGACCCCGCTGCTAGTGGGCGTGGCGCTGGGTGTTTATGGGTTAACCCAGGCAACGCTGCAAATCCCGTTTGGTTTACTCTCTGACCGCATTGGTCGTAAGCGGGTGATTGCCATAGGGCTGGTAATTTTTGCATTCGGTAGCGTGATCGCGGCGCTCTCCGATAGCATTGCCGGCGTTATCGCTGGGCGAGCGCTGCAGGGCTGTGGCGCCGTAGCCGCGGCTATTATGGCACTGCTGGCGGATCAAACCCGTGAGGAGGTGCGCACCGCCGCCATGGCGACCATTGGGCTGTCTATTGGCGTGTCGTTTGCGATTGCCATGGTGCTGGGGCCGTGGCTTGCCGCCTGGGCGGGACTGGCCGGGGTGTTCTGGTTTACTGCACTGCTAACGCTGGTGGGGCTGCTAGTACTGTGGCGCTGGGTGCCTTCAGCGCCGCGCCGAAGGCGTCACCGTGACGTGGGCATGGACCGCCAGCAGTTTAAGAGCGTGATAACCCGCCCTGATTTATGGCGGTTGGATGTGTCGATTTTTGCCCTGCACTTAGTGCTGATGGCGATATTTGTGGCGGTACCTTTTCGCCTGCTGAACGCCGGTGTGGCGATTGAGTATCATGGGCTGGCGTATCTTGGCATTATGGCGCTATCGTTTGTTGCTATGGTGCCGCTGATTATTGTGGCTGAGAAGCAGCAGCGCATGCGCTTGATGTGTTTGGCAGCGATCGGCGCTATTGTGCTGAGTTTGGCGGGGCTGGGGTTGCCACTCTTGCCAAGCTACTGGCTGTTTGTATGGCTGTTTGTGTTCTTCACCGGCTTTAATCTGCTAGAAGCGACGCTACCTTCCATGCTCAGTAAACTTGCCCCGGCGGGCGCCAAAGGAACTGCGATGGGGGTGTACTCCACCAGCCAATTTTTAGGCGCTTTTTTAGGCGGTACGCTAGGTGGCTTGCTGGCTCACTATGGCGGTCTCAATGCGGTCTTCATTGGCTGTGCTGGTCTGGCGCTATGCTGGTGGATCGCTATGTGGTGGATGCCCGCACCTCCACCACTCTCCAGCGAAGTGGTGGCGCTACACGAGACCCAGGCCGATGCGCTCGACCTGTTGATGGAGCACTTAGCCGATGTGGTCGGCGTGGAAGATGTCATGGTGGTGCCGGAAGAGCGTTTGGTCTATTTAAAGGTGAACCGACAGCAGCTTGATCAGGCAGCGTTGAACAAGCTAATGGCACCCCCAAAATCATAA
- a CDS encoding single-stranded DNA-binding protein codes for MARGINKVILIGNLGQDPEVRFTPSGTAVANLNLATTDTWMDRQSGQRQERTEWHRVVMFNKTAEIAQQYLKKGSKVYIEGRLQTRKWQDQNGQDRYSTEIVANDMQMLDGRSGDFQGGGAPQNNYSQDAPQNAPQNAPVQNNPAANNHSGYPPQGGAPQGGNNYTGGQSPQQPPRPAQPAPQQGNQAPPPNQQNSSYGAPDPGNFDDFDDEIPF; via the coding sequence ATGGCTCGCGGCATTAACAAGGTCATTCTGATTGGCAACCTCGGGCAGGATCCAGAGGTGCGTTTCACCCCCAGCGGCACCGCCGTGGCCAATTTAAATCTGGCCACCACCGATACCTGGATGGATCGTCAGAGCGGCCAGCGCCAAGAGCGCACCGAATGGCACCGTGTGGTGATGTTCAATAAAACCGCCGAAATCGCCCAGCAGTACCTGAAAAAAGGCTCCAAAGTCTATATTGAAGGGCGCCTGCAAACCCGCAAATGGCAGGATCAAAACGGGCAGGATCGCTACTCGACGGAAATCGTCGCCAACGATATGCAGATGCTTGACGGTCGTAGTGGTGACTTCCAAGGCGGCGGCGCTCCGCAAAATAACTATTCCCAGGACGCTCCTCAGAACGCCCCCCAGAATGCACCCGTTCAAAATAATCCTGCCGCTAATAACCACAGCGGCTATCCTCCTCAGGGTGGCGCGCCCCAAGGTGGCAACAACTACACCGGTGGGCAGAGCCCGCAGCAGCCTCCTCGCCCCGCGCAGCCAGCGCCGCAGCAGGGCAACCAAGCTCCCCCGCCCAACCAGCAGAACAGTAGCTACGGCGCCCCGGATCCGGGTAACTTCGACGATTTCGACGATGAGATCCCATTCTGA